The sequence ACCAGGGCGGCGTCCTGGCGGGGGTCGCCCTTTGCGTCGAGCGCGGGCGTCCACGCTTTCTCGGGGACCTTGGCCAGGCCGGTCCAGAAGTCCTCGTCCCGGCTCCAGCCGACCGAGTACTCCCAGGTGTTGGCCTTGTTGCCACCACCGGAGGTGATCCAGGCGAGCCACTCCTTCGTTGCGCCGGCGCCGTCGGCGCGGAAGAGGACCTTCCTACGGCGGCGGGTCGGCAACTGCCGCACCGCCTCCGTGGAGACCTCGATGTGGTCTTCGGCGGTGTTCGCGCCCGCACTGCCGGGCCGGAGCCGGCACACCAGGTGCTCGTCGGTGTTGTCCAGGAACACCAGCAGCGGGTGCAGGCCGAAACCCTTGCGGTGCGGCTCGGCACCCTCCTTGTCCGAGTGCGCGGGCACGAAGGAAGCATCGACGTCCAGCACACTCCATCCGGTCAGCGGCCTGCCGTCCACGCGTATCCACGGGAAGCCGCCCGGGCGAAGGTCAAGCAGGTCATGGACGCGAGAGCGGACCTTCGCCCGCGCCGAGGTAATCTTCGCCAGCTGGACCGGGCCGATCGCGTCCAGTGTCCGGTACAGCGTCGAGGCCGAGGCCGGCCGGCCCAGCACCAGCGCCGCCTGCCGCATCACCGCGATCCCGGCGATCGAACGCGCGCCCAGCAGCACCGCACACGCGGCGGACACCAGCACCCCACCCCGGTCATGGACCGGATGGAAGCCCCGCCGCACCAACGCGCCGCTGAGCGCGCCGGTCAGCCCGATCTTGTCCGCCAGACGCCGCACCGGCACGATCCCGGCCTTGCCCACCAGCTTCCGTCCGCCCGCCGACAGCGACAGGCCCTCCGACCACTCGGTAAGCTCCGACACCCGAAGGGTGCCTCCTTCCCACGATGATCCAGCCCTCAGCAAGCCAGATCATCACAGGTCGAGGCACCCTTCCTCGCTACTCTCACGCTCTGTCACCAACACCGACCCCTACGGTGAATTCATGAGGCCAGGAACTGCTGTCCGACACGGCAGCTGTAGTTCCGTCGTTGTCGCTGTTCAGGGACTTGCTGGGGTGGGTGCAGGCATGGGTATGGCCACCGTGATCATGAACGTTTGTGACGACGTATCGAGACGCGGTGGCCGTGGAGGCCACGGTAGCCGAGAAGGCGTGGGGCGAGGCCTTCGGAAGGGCGATGAGTGTGGTCGCGGGCTGTTTCGTGCGGCGTGAGGCACGGGCGACGGCGGCGGAGCTGGTCACGGGGCTGTTGCTCGAGGTGGACACGCGGAACTGCTGGACTCTCGGGCAGGCGTTGGGACATCCGGGGCCGCACCGGTTGCAGCATCTGCTGTCCCGGGCCCGGTTCGATCACGATCTGGCCCGCAGGGAGATCGCCGGTCTGCTTGCCGGTGAACTCGCCGGGCAGGAAGTGGTGCTGGTGGTGGACGAGACGGGCGATGCGAAGTCGTCCACGGACTGCGTGGGGGCCGGCAGGCAGTACTCGGGGGCGATCGGCGGTGTGGGTCTGTGCCAGGTGGCGGTCCACCTGGCGGCGGTCACCTCGACCACGAAGATGATCCTTGACCGGGCCCTGTACCTCCCGGCGGACTGGGCCGCGGACGAGGAACGCCGCCAGATGGCCGGGGTGCCGGAGCACGTCACCTTCGCGACGAAACCGCAGCAGGCACTGGCCATGGTCACCGACGCACTCGCCACGGGGATCGAGGCCCGCTGGTTCGCGGGCGACGAGGTGTACTGCGGACGCGAACTGCGCCGGGGCATACGCGCGCTGGATCTCGGCTACGTGGTCGGTATCCCGGCTTCGTACCAGGTCACCGACGGGGCCGGCCACCGGCGGGAGGCCCGCAAACTGGTCAACAGGGTGCGGCCCGGGCAGTGGATGCGCCGGCAGACCGGGCATGGCACCAAGGGCACCCGGGAGTACGACTGGGCCTGGCTCGACGTCCGCCCCGACGACACTCCCGACGAGAACGAGAACGAGAACGAGAACGAGAACGGGGCCGGGGCCGGGGCCGGGACGAGTGTGTTGGTCGCGCGGCGGCACCGCTACACCGGTGAGGTGTCCTTCTTCCGCTGCTGGGCGCCCGGCGACGTTTCGCTGGCCACGCTGGT comes from Streptomyces sp. NBC_01264 and encodes:
- a CDS encoding IS1380 family transposase; protein product: MSELTEWSEGLSLSAGGRKLVGKAGIVPVRRLADKIGLTGALSGALVRRGFHPVHDRGGVLVSAACAVLLGARSIAGIAVMRQAALVLGRPASASTLYRTLDAIGPVQLAKITSARAKVRSRVHDLLDLRPGGFPWIRVDGRPLTGWSVLDVDASFVPAHSDKEGAEPHRKGFGLHPLLVFLDNTDEHLVCRLRPGSAGANTAEDHIEVSTEAVRQLPTRRRRKVLFRADGAGATKEWLAWITSGGGNKANTWEYSVGWSRDEDFWTGLAKVPEKAWTPALDAKGDPRQDAALVEITDLLGLSGWPPGLRIIIRREPVHPKYTKDLKPYEQTTGFRYTVIATNTVGRQLQWLDARHRAHAHVESGIRRSKALTLLRLPSFKFALNQAWCTLLALAMDLLSWLQLLALDGRLARAEPAAVRTDLLDVPAKLTDHARRRELKLDPAWPASHHVVAAWERVQALPDPG
- a CDS encoding IS701 family transposase, whose product is MTTYRDAVAVEATVAEKAWGEAFGRAMSVVAGCFVRREARATAAELVTGLLLEVDTRNCWTLGQALGHPGPHRLQHLLSRARFDHDLARREIAGLLAGELAGQEVVLVVDETGDAKSSTDCVGAGRQYSGAIGGVGLCQVAVHLAAVTSTTKMILDRALYLPADWAADEERRQMAGVPEHVTFATKPQQALAMVTDALATGIEARWFAGDEVYCGRELRRGIRALDLGYVVGIPASYQVTDGAGHRREARKLVNRVRPGQWMRRQTGHGTKGTREYDWAWLDVRPDDTPDENENENENENGAGAGAGTSVLVARRHRYTGEVSFFRCWAPGDVSLATLVEVICRRWRIEEAFQLGKGFTGLDQGQVTCWNSWMRWSLFSLIAAAVLALTTAAVHEDSEPPPGLVPLTCPELIRLLRALVLPPPARDRDHVLHWIAWRRHHQAVATTRHQQRHHRHDQP